Proteins from a genomic interval of Nostoc sp. TCL240-02:
- a CDS encoding alkaline phosphatase family protein, whose product MKKTLFGVLTTAIVSNTLIPGVQAISLGNTTARFSHVLIISIDGLHNSDLSVANLQSSLKNIKRLQREGVTYTNAFTSAPSDSFPGELNYITGANPGTTGVFYDLSYSRALYAPGTTPAQIGAGTAKPGTVVEFDETSDASWNNGKGGTLDGGQGFDKTQLPVNRNGNPVYPNQYLKVNTIFDIASAAGLRTAWSDKHPAAYTILAGNTQDPTKFNLATGQVGSISDYSSLEINAAVAIDPTKPGLLPSTLGALVDQSTGTPYSNTNSQITSTFFNDGTKGNPALFKAPPAGFSPNQFTSVATTSAYDDLKVKQILNEIDGLNDSGTIKVGTPAIFGLNFQAVSVGEKETASQFNGGGIDSNGNARPDLVSAVVHTDASIGLILDELKKKGLDSSTLVILTAKHGQNPVKDPTVGLSSTFDSVTGAAGGDGNLTAVAALLVRNGIQIASERGQDTSSLIFLKNPSDVRKAVALLKSKNYSFDNTIDPNTGVAFSTEDAAAQGKVLYGQSIINAGLGDPRTNERTPDIIVPLKTGYFFGKATKKRAEHGGFTDADTHVALIVGSTGFFHNLQGKTISQTVSTTQIAPTTLQVLGLNPERLQGVQIDRTQTLPFNCRDLQIEKYRIDKERREYEE is encoded by the coding sequence ATGAAGAAAACGCTTTTTGGGGTGTTAACGACGGCGATTGTTAGCAACACCCTGATTCCTGGTGTCCAAGCAATCAGTCTCGGAAATACAACTGCCCGCTTTAGTCATGTTCTGATTATTTCGATTGATGGATTGCACAACTCCGATCTATCAGTTGCTAATCTGCAATCTTCTTTGAAAAATATCAAGCGGTTGCAGAGAGAAGGTGTGACATATACCAATGCTTTCACTTCTGCACCATCAGATTCCTTTCCTGGGGAGCTAAACTATATTACTGGTGCTAACCCCGGCACGACTGGTGTATTTTATGATCTTTCCTACAGTCGCGCTTTGTATGCCCCAGGTACCACTCCTGCTCAAATCGGCGCAGGAACCGCCAAACCAGGAACAGTAGTAGAATTTGATGAAACTAGTGATGCATCTTGGAATAATGGTAAAGGTGGCACCTTGGATGGCGGTCAGGGATTTGATAAAACCCAATTGCCAGTCAATCGCAATGGCAACCCTGTTTACCCCAACCAGTACCTGAAAGTAAATACCATTTTTGACATAGCTAGTGCGGCGGGACTACGTACTGCTTGGTCTGACAAACATCCCGCAGCTTACACCATCCTCGCTGGAAATACACAAGACCCAACGAAGTTTAATTTGGCAACGGGTCAGGTTGGCAGCATTAGCGATTACTCTTCACTAGAAATTAACGCGGCAGTGGCAATTGATCCAACGAAGCCAGGACTTCTCCCAAGCACCCTTGGAGCTTTAGTCGATCAATCAACAGGTACTCCTTACTCCAACACCAACTCTCAAATCACGTCCACTTTCTTTAACGACGGGACAAAAGGTAATCCGGCTCTGTTTAAGGCTCCACCTGCTGGTTTTAGTCCCAACCAGTTCACAAGTGTAGCAACAACCTCAGCCTACGACGATCTCAAGGTTAAGCAGATATTAAACGAGATTGATGGATTGAACGATTCTGGTACGATAAAAGTAGGCACTCCGGCAATTTTTGGCTTGAATTTCCAAGCTGTGAGCGTCGGCGAGAAAGAGACAGCCTCTCAATTTAATGGTGGCGGAATTGACTCTAATGGAAATGCCCGTCCTGACCTGGTAAGTGCAGTAGTTCACACTGATGCCAGCATCGGTCTGATTCTGGATGAACTGAAAAAGAAAGGATTAGACAGTTCAACTTTGGTGATTTTGACTGCCAAGCACGGGCAAAATCCCGTCAAAGATCCAACTGTTGGTTTGAGCAGTACATTTGATAGTGTTACTGGTGCTGCTGGTGGCGATGGAAACCTGACTGCTGTTGCTGCTCTGTTAGTAAGAAACGGCATCCAAATTGCTTCTGAGCGAGGTCAGGATACTTCATCGCTGATCTTCTTGAAAAATCCATCTGATGTCCGAAAAGCAGTAGCCCTGCTGAAATCCAAAAATTACTCATTTGATAATACGATTGATCCAAATACTGGGGTGGCGTTTTCAACTGAGGATGCTGCGGCTCAGGGAAAGGTATTGTATGGTCAGAGCATCATCAATGCCGGATTGGGAGATCCAAGGACAAACGAACGCACCCCTGACATTATTGTTCCACTCAAAACTGGCTATTTCTTTGGTAAAGCTACCAAAAAGCGTGCAGAGCATGGTGGATTTACTGATGCTGACACCCACGTAGCCCTAATTGTTGGTAGCACTGGATTTTTCCACAATCTCCAAGGTAAAACTATCAGTCAAACCGTTTCTACCACACAAATTGCACCAACTACATTACAGGTTCTAGGTTTAAATCCTGAACGACTGCAAGGTGTTCAGATTGATAGAACTCAGACATTACCATTTAACTGTAGGGACTTGCAAATAGAAAAATACCGAATAGATAAAGAGCGCAGGGAGTACGAGGAATAA
- a CDS encoding alkaline phosphatase family protein, with the protein MLLHPRFQTTLHHICLLSLSFTLNSCLSNSQKSSQSVTNPPQVVENTPAVVSTPTPDDKAIPKYDHIFVIVEENKSYDQIIGNLNAPIINQLAKTYGLASNFYGEVHPSEANYVAILSGSTFGIHDDDAFYCFANSNQQFCHNSRQVDYANHTITSFSLIDQLSQKGLTWKGYFEDIPSPGSKSVVAPSLNRALYAVKHNGFMNFKNVQDDPNLPSKIVGIDQLTTDLKSNKVPNYSHIIFNQCHEMHGLAECPQLQKLIQTGDTMIGKVVNQITTSKLWAESGNNAIIITWDEDSNPHDKALIQGCCGFDPDSSANFGGGHIATIVINNHASRGIVDHTPYNHYSLLRTTEDAFGIYEYLNSANDTTKGVKPMTNLFVKK; encoded by the coding sequence ATGTTATTACACCCTAGATTTCAAACAACTCTTCATCATATTTGCTTATTGAGCTTGAGCTTCACACTCAATAGTTGCTTATCCAACTCACAAAAATCTAGTCAATCAGTTACTAACCCACCGCAAGTAGTTGAAAATACACCAGCAGTAGTTTCAACTCCGACACCAGACGACAAAGCCATCCCTAAATATGACCATATCTTTGTGATTGTTGAAGAAAATAAATCCTACGACCAAATTATTGGCAATCTCAATGCACCCATCATCAATCAACTGGCAAAAACCTATGGTTTGGCTAGTAACTTCTATGGCGAAGTACATCCCAGCGAAGCTAACTATGTTGCCATTTTAAGCGGTAGTACTTTTGGTATTCATGATGATGATGCTTTCTATTGCTTTGCTAATAGTAATCAGCAATTTTGCCACAACTCTCGTCAAGTTGACTATGCCAACCATACCATTACCTCTTTTAGTTTAATCGACCAATTGTCACAAAAGGGGCTGACTTGGAAAGGGTATTTTGAAGATATTCCTTCTCCAGGCTCTAAGTCCGTTGTCGCTCCCAGTCTCAATCGTGCATTATATGCGGTTAAACATAATGGTTTTATGAACTTCAAAAACGTGCAAGATGACCCGAACTTACCCAGTAAAATAGTCGGGATTGACCAACTTACTACCGACCTGAAAAGTAATAAAGTTCCCAACTACAGCCACATCATCTTCAACCAATGTCATGAAATGCACGGTTTAGCAGAGTGTCCCCAATTGCAAAAACTGATTCAAACCGGCGACACGATGATTGGAAAAGTTGTGAATCAAATCACCACTTCTAAGTTGTGGGCTGAGTCTGGCAATAATGCAATTATTATTACTTGGGATGAAGATAGTAATCCTCATGACAAAGCTCTAATTCAAGGTTGCTGTGGTTTCGACCCTGATAGCAGCGCTAACTTTGGCGGCGGTCACATTGCGACGATTGTGATTAATAATCACGCCTCACGGGGCATTGTAGATCACACACCTTATAATCACTACTCATTGCTCCGAACTACTGAAGATGCTTTTGGCATCTATGAATACTTAAACTCTGCTAATGACACGACTAAAGGAGTTAAACCGATGACCAATCTATTTGTGAAAAAATAA
- a CDS encoding helix-turn-helix transcriptional regulator produces MTINFTFYDFWDLRKAANQQLLVDPTHPEDYLNRYPKEMGKGYYRWICLREGMIIEILETHLPQSIKWITHAYHQNSLEFGFILAGDGQNFDGQPLKSGEDYIFGGVYPQSNKSVNGAGNLRWVSLCIQPETLLTLVESYGEPLPQDLEKAIAGVPDYFNLRPSLITPAKQIALQQILHCPYQGLTRKMYLESKVLELVSLKLADQVAAPTEKLLRLQEIDRIHHARDILLRNIGNPPSLIDLARQVGINEYTLKRGFRQIFGTTVFGYLHDYRMEQARQLLLSGQMKIEQIAQIVGYANRSHFATAFKKKYGINPKAYQIQKNI; encoded by the coding sequence ATGACAATTAATTTCACGTTTTATGATTTTTGGGATTTAAGAAAAGCAGCAAATCAACAACTTTTAGTCGATCCAACCCATCCAGAAGATTATCTTAATAGATATCCTAAAGAAATGGGCAAAGGCTATTATCGCTGGATTTGTCTTCGTGAAGGCATGATCATCGAAATTCTTGAAACCCATTTGCCGCAGTCAATCAAGTGGATCACTCATGCTTATCACCAAAACAGTTTAGAATTTGGATTTATTTTAGCTGGGGATGGACAAAATTTTGATGGACAACCACTAAAGTCAGGAGAAGACTATATTTTTGGCGGTGTCTATCCACAGTCGAATAAGAGCGTTAATGGAGCAGGTAATCTCAGGTGGGTGAGTTTGTGCATTCAGCCAGAAACGCTCTTGACATTGGTAGAAAGTTATGGGGAACCACTACCGCAAGATTTGGAAAAAGCGATCGCAGGTGTACCAGATTATTTTAATCTACGTCCTAGCCTGATTACCCCAGCCAAACAAATCGCGCTCCAGCAAATTCTTCATTGTCCTTATCAGGGACTAACGCGCAAAATGTATTTAGAAAGCAAAGTGCTAGAATTGGTTTCCCTCAAGCTAGCAGATCAAGTAGCAGCGCCAACAGAAAAACTGTTACGACTTCAAGAAATTGATCGCATCCATCACGCTAGAGACATTTTACTAAGAAATATCGGTAATCCACCTTCATTAATCGATCTAGCTCGACAAGTGGGTATCAACGAATACACTCTCAAACGCGGGTTCCGTCAAATTTTTGGGACTACAGTGTTTGGTTACTTACACGACTATCGCATGGAACAAGCCAGGCAATTACTGCTGTCAGGGCAAATGAAAATTGAACAAATTGCTCAAATTGTTGGTTATGCAAACCGCAGTCATTTTGCTACTGCATTTAAAAAAAAATACGGTATAAATCCCAAAGCGTATCAAATACAAAAAAATATTTAG
- a CDS encoding TonB-dependent siderophore receptor has product MWNLQLPLLAATLVSVFFAQTVLAEEISRSQNLTDNQENPSLHQINLTATHANRKITQLSELEPVFTSARMLLVQSPTPPSEVVQVTAVKANPTDKGVEVILQTSKGQQLQLVNRSSGNNFISDIPNAQLRLPSGDAFTFRSDKPIAGVSEITVTNFDANTIRVRVTGEVNQPVVELFDSPDEGIIFSVASALSATPSQQLPQTQQPQASQPPTQTQPTQPSASGDEPIELVVTGEQDGYNVPDSSTATRTDTPLRDIPQSIQVIPQQVIKDQQITRISDATRNVSGVSPLSGYGGFSDDYTIRGFTNSNLLRNGFTTSNFFTYGANVERVEVLKGPSSVLYGQVEPGGVINFVTKQPLGSPYYAADLTVGSFSFYRGAIDLSGPLTDDKKLLYRLNVAYENSGSFRDFYHQEIFSVSPVITYKPSENTTLNFEYEYGRRRGTFDRGLPPGPVFLTLPISRFLGEPDSFLSIDYQQGTATVDHRFSENLQLRSSLSVQSSFDNNVYTQADGDLEADGRTAPRSNIVNRNRRNEDYSWQTDLIGKFNTGSIAHQLLLGFELRRNTDINPNFFGGDIAPIDIFNPVYGARPTGPVVLRVFGTRISTTGVYLQDQVTLLSNLKLLVGGRYDFVFSDNSAKIGDADTTNSNFYDSAFSPRVGLVYQPIEPISLYASYSSSFVPNNSRTANGISLEPSRGTQYEVGIKSEFFDRRLSATLASYNITKTNIPTTDPNNTDFSIAVGEVKSRGIELDVAGEILPGWKIIASGYLNDAFVSKDNTIPVGRRLENTAYHGASLWTTYEIQKGSLKGLQFGGGIFFVGDRIANQSDPFTVPSSLRTDAAISYKHDNWRAALNFKNIFDLKYYDTQGYYLVPQAPLTVLGTISIEF; this is encoded by the coding sequence ATGTGGAATTTGCAACTGCCATTGTTGGCGGCTACTTTGGTGTCGGTGTTTTTTGCACAGACTGTATTGGCAGAGGAAATTAGTCGTAGCCAGAATTTGACAGACAACCAAGAAAACCCGAGCTTACACCAGATAAATTTGACAGCAACTCATGCAAATAGGAAAATTACGCAATTAAGTGAGCTAGAACCCGTTTTTACTAGCGCTCGAATGTTATTAGTGCAGTCGCCAACACCCCCATCAGAAGTTGTCCAAGTTACAGCAGTCAAAGCAAACCCCACCGATAAAGGTGTGGAGGTAATTTTACAGACTTCTAAGGGGCAACAGTTGCAGCTAGTAAATCGCTCTAGTGGCAATAATTTTATCAGTGATATTCCGAATGCCCAACTGCGCCTACCGTCGGGCGATGCCTTTACTTTTCGCTCAGATAAACCGATAGCAGGTGTTAGTGAAATCACGGTGACTAACTTTGATGCCAATACTATCAGGGTGAGAGTCACAGGTGAAGTGAATCAGCCAGTTGTGGAGTTGTTTGATAGTCCGGATGAGGGGATAATTTTCTCTGTTGCTAGTGCCTTATCTGCCACGCCATCACAGCAACTACCGCAAACACAACAGCCCCAAGCTAGTCAACCGCCAACTCAAACACAGCCAACTCAACCATCAGCTTCTGGTGATGAACCAATTGAGTTGGTGGTGACGGGTGAGCAAGATGGATACAATGTACCCGATTCATCAACTGCCACCCGAACCGACACGCCCCTGCGTGACATTCCTCAGTCAATTCAAGTGATTCCGCAACAGGTGATTAAAGATCAGCAAATCACGCGGATTTCCGATGCTACCCGCAATGTGTCTGGAGTATCACCCTTATCAGGCTACGGTGGTTTTTCTGATGACTACACAATTCGAGGATTCACCAACTCCAACCTTCTGAGAAATGGCTTCACAACCAGCAACTTTTTCACCTATGGTGCCAACGTAGAAAGAGTTGAAGTTCTCAAAGGTCCTTCCTCTGTACTATACGGACAGGTTGAGCCTGGTGGTGTCATCAATTTTGTCACCAAGCAGCCCTTGGGTAGTCCCTACTACGCAGCAGATTTGACCGTAGGCAGCTTCAGTTTTTATCGTGGTGCTATAGACCTTTCCGGTCCACTCACTGACGACAAAAAATTACTCTATCGCTTAAATGTTGCCTACGAAAATTCTGGCAGTTTCCGAGATTTCTATCATCAGGAGATTTTCTCTGTGTCACCTGTGATCACTTATAAGCCCAGCGAAAACACAACCCTGAATTTTGAATACGAATATGGCAGACGACGTGGAACATTTGATCGTGGTTTGCCGCCGGGTCCTGTGTTCCTGACTCTTCCTATCAGTCGTTTCTTAGGAGAGCCTGACAGTTTTTTAAGTATAGATTACCAACAGGGAACCGCAACAGTAGATCATCGCTTCAGTGAGAATTTACAATTGCGAAGTTCTTTATCTGTGCAATCGTCGTTTGACAACAATGTTTATACTCAAGCCGATGGCGATCTTGAGGCAGATGGTCGTACTGCACCGCGTAGCAACATCGTAAATCGCAATCGCAGAAATGAAGACTACTCCTGGCAAACTGATTTAATTGGTAAGTTCAACACAGGTTCAATTGCCCATCAACTCCTATTGGGTTTCGAGTTGCGTCGCAATACAGACATTAATCCTAACTTCTTTGGTGGTGATATCGCGCCAATCGATATTTTCAATCCCGTCTATGGTGCCCGTCCGACAGGGCCAGTGGTGCTACGTGTATTCGGTACGAGGATCTCCACAACTGGTGTTTATTTGCAAGACCAGGTAACTCTACTATCTAATCTGAAGTTATTGGTCGGTGGCAGATACGATTTTGTTTTTAGCGATAATAGTGCAAAAATCGGAGATGCAGACACCACTAACTCTAATTTTTACGACAGTGCTTTTTCGCCCCGTGTGGGATTAGTCTATCAACCCATTGAACCGATTTCGCTTTATGCCAGTTACAGCAGTTCTTTTGTTCCCAACAATTCTAGAACCGCCAATGGGATATCACTGGAACCTTCTCGCGGTACACAGTACGAAGTTGGTATAAAATCTGAGTTTTTTGATCGACGGCTTTCTGCAACGCTAGCATCATACAACATCACTAAAACAAACATACCCACCACAGATCCCAACAATACCGACTTCTCCATCGCGGTGGGAGAAGTCAAAAGTCGAGGAATTGAACTGGATGTGGCAGGGGAAATTTTACCCGGTTGGAAGATTATCGCTTCTGGGTATTTGAATGATGCATTTGTGAGCAAGGATAACACCATTCCAGTAGGACGCAGACTGGAAAATACTGCCTACCACGGTGCTTCTTTATGGACAACCTATGAGATTCAAAAGGGTAGTTTGAAAGGGTTACAGTTTGGAGGAGGCATCTTTTTTGTCGGCGATCGCATTGCCAACCAGAGCGATCCATTTACTGTTCCTTCTTCTCTGAGAACTGATGCTGCCATTTCCTACAAACATGATAATTGGCGGGCTGCGCTCAATTTTAAGAATATCTTTGATCTCAAATATTACGACACTCAGGGGTACTACCTCGTTCCTCAAGCACCGTTGACTGTGTTAGGCACGATTTCAATAGAATTTTAG
- a CDS encoding PepSY domain-containing protein — translation MTSKTVYKVIFGLHRYIGLAVGLIAIIIGLTGSLLVFQSEISDFQRHNQIGTITPQGEMLPIQVVLNTVKKSYTNQPDAKLNRIYVPTKPDAPFNVIYATKENDWIENYVDPYTGAVLGNSLNSNSIDRFYKVIYALHYSLLAGDIGYKIVGTVGLLVCILTITGIFLWPGWRKLLAGFKIKLDAHPKRVNFDIHKVAGVIAGVFLLFTFFTGFCWNFSEFSEPVIRTITFSFKQEAVSQLIPGQSSLKLTEQLKTAQAQLPSAELRSVYFAQKPDSALMIRYKFPQEIEDGGSSYVYLDQYSGKVLRLDNALKPSLGDRILNSFDPLHYGTFGGLPTRILYVFVGLAPLILFITGFVMWRYRQRTKPHIHTISTAIPNSKI, via the coding sequence ATGACATCTAAAACGGTATATAAAGTTATCTTTGGTTTACATCGCTACATCGGGTTAGCTGTGGGACTGATTGCGATTATTATTGGTTTAACTGGTAGCTTGCTGGTCTTCCAATCCGAAATTAGTGATTTTCAACGGCATAACCAGATCGGAACGATTACGCCTCAAGGGGAAATGTTGCCGATTCAGGTCGTTCTGAATACAGTCAAAAAGAGCTATACCAACCAACCCGATGCCAAGCTCAACCGAATTTATGTGCCAACAAAACCAGATGCACCATTCAATGTCATCTATGCAACCAAGGAAAATGATTGGATTGAAAATTACGTTGATCCTTATACAGGAGCAGTTCTCGGTAATAGTCTCAATTCCAACTCTATAGACCGCTTTTACAAGGTTATTTATGCACTCCACTACAGTCTGCTAGCAGGCGACATTGGATACAAAATTGTTGGCACCGTTGGTTTACTGGTGTGCATTTTAACGATTACAGGAATATTTCTCTGGCCTGGTTGGAGGAAGTTACTAGCAGGCTTTAAAATCAAGCTTGATGCTCATCCTAAGCGAGTGAACTTTGATATTCACAAAGTTGCTGGTGTAATTGCAGGTGTGTTTCTTCTTTTCACATTTTTCACAGGTTTTTGCTGGAATTTTAGTGAGTTTAGTGAGCCTGTGATTCGGACAATCACCTTTAGTTTCAAGCAGGAAGCTGTTTCTCAACTTATCCCCGGTCAGTCTTCTTTGAAGCTTACCGAGCAATTGAAAACTGCTCAAGCTCAATTACCCAGTGCAGAACTCAGAAGCGTTTATTTTGCTCAAAAACCAGATAGCGCTTTGATGATTCGCTACAAGTTTCCGCAAGAAATAGAAGACGGTGGCAGCAGCTATGTCTACCTCGACCAGTATAGCGGTAAGGTATTGCGATTAGACAATGCATTGAAGCCATCGTTAGGTGATCGCATCCTCAACTCTTTTGACCCACTCCACTATGGTACTTTTGGTGGCTTACCTACGCGCATTCTCTACGTGTTCGTAGGGCTTGCACCGTTAATTCTATTCATCACTGGGTTTGTGATGTGGCGGTATCGTCAGCGCACAAAACCACATATTCACACAATATCAACAGCAATTCCAAATTCA